A portion of the Thiohalomonas denitrificans genome contains these proteins:
- the fabZ gene encoding 3-hydroxyacyl-ACP dehydratase FabZ: MNIHQVLEYLPHRYPFLLIDRVLDYQPGEFLIAVKNVTVNEPFFPGHFPHRPVFPGVLIMEALAQATGILAFKSSDSKPDDNRLYYFAGIDNARFKLPVEPGDQLRLEVELLKTKRGIWKFKGEAKVDGKVVASADLMCAEQEIA, translated from the coding sequence ATGAACATCCACCAGGTACTGGAGTACCTGCCCCACCGATATCCATTTTTGCTGATCGATCGGGTGTTGGACTACCAACCCGGTGAATTTCTGATCGCTGTGAAGAATGTGACGGTCAACGAACCCTTTTTCCCGGGGCATTTTCCGCATCGGCCGGTTTTTCCCGGTGTGCTGATCATGGAAGCCCTGGCGCAAGCCACTGGAATCCTGGCTTTCAAGAGCAGTGACAGCAAGCCGGACGACAACAGGCTGTACTATTTTGCGGGCATCGACAATGCCCGTTTTAAACTTCCGGTGGAGCCGGGTGATCAACTGCGTCTGGAAGTGGAACTTCTCAAGACGAAACGCGGAATCTGGAAATTCAAGGGCGAGGCAAAGGTAGACGGGAAGGTAGTGGCCAGCGCTGATCTGATGTGTGCAGAACAGGAGATCGCATGA
- a CDS encoding P-loop NTPase family protein — protein sequence MSSIEKAAERLSKQQESQPERSRESVPETGKNSVEAAAERIAKTVKKNTPMQSPAVDIHIGKRLEENKIGLTTGVLAEQYRMLKRRVRSNLENERINPRARNMVMITSALPGEGKTFNALNLAISLSKEMDHTVLLVDTDLVKRSLSNVLGLRDSPGLVDVLSGRSSMPEVLKWSDIPKLAVLPAGSYEPQAVELLSSDRMRELAGEIATRYSNRIVLFDAPPLLATSHAAVLSSLMGQVLFVVAQGTTPQQAVKEGVDLLSPNPLAGFVFNMASGTFDSYYGRYYVPDEQQQ from the coding sequence ATGAGTAGTATTGAAAAAGCAGCCGAACGCCTGTCGAAGCAGCAAGAAAGCCAACCGGAACGCAGTCGCGAATCCGTACCAGAGACAGGAAAAAACAGCGTAGAGGCTGCGGCGGAACGCATTGCGAAAACGGTTAAAAAAAACACACCGATGCAATCGCCTGCCGTAGATATCCACATCGGGAAGCGCCTCGAGGAGAACAAAATTGGCCTCACCACCGGCGTTCTGGCAGAACAGTACCGTATGTTAAAGCGCAGGGTGCGTTCCAATCTTGAGAACGAGCGCATCAATCCTCGTGCGCGAAACATGGTGATGATAACCAGTGCTCTTCCCGGTGAAGGAAAGACCTTCAATGCCCTCAACCTGGCAATAAGCCTTTCCAAAGAGATGGACCACACCGTTCTCCTGGTGGATACCGATCTGGTAAAGCGCTCGCTCAGCAACGTGCTTGGCTTGAGAGACAGCCCGGGGCTTGTCGATGTGCTGTCCGGCCGTAGCAGCATGCCGGAAGTTTTGAAATGGTCAGACATTCCAAAGCTTGCGGTCCTTCCGGCAGGCTCTTACGAACCACAGGCAGTGGAATTGCTTTCCAGTGACAGGATGCGTGAGCTCGCCGGAGAGATCGCCACCCGGTACAGCAATCGCATTGTCTTGTTCGATGCACCCCCATTGCTTGCGACCAGTCACGCCGCAGTCCTCAGCAGTCTGATGGGACAGGTGCTTTTCGTGGTGGCTCAAGGCACGACACCGCAGCAAGCCGTGAAAGAGGGGGTGGATCTTCTATCACCAAACCCGTTGGCGGGCTTCGTATTCAATATGGCGTCCGGAACATTTGATTCCTATTACGGCCGCTACTATGTGCCCGACGAGCAACAGCAGTGA
- the lpxD gene encoding UDP-3-O-(3-hydroxymyristoyl)glucosamine N-acyltransferase has translation MEYSLTALAEVAGARLEGEPSLRIGSIGTLANAHEGQIAFLSNPKYRNQLSDTRASAVILDEGSLSRCPVAALVADNPYAAFARVTALFDMVDTPEPGRHHTAQIHQSAEVHPDAVVGPNVFVGPRSRIGADVVIGPGCFIDSDCIIEDGTRLAANVSIYHGSDIGRRGVIHAGAVIGSDGFGFAKDAGRWLKVHQLGAVVIGDDVEVGANTTIDRGAVNDTIIEEGVKLDNLIQIAHNVRIGAHTAVAACVGIAGSTVIGKHCAIAGGVGILGHLEIADGVTITAMSLVTKSVKKPGMYSAGVPLEANERWQKNFVRFKQLDDMARRIRSLEKELEELKKG, from the coding sequence ATGGAGTATTCACTGACAGCCTTGGCCGAGGTTGCCGGTGCACGGCTGGAAGGCGAGCCGTCACTGCGTATTGGAAGTATCGGCACGCTAGCCAATGCACATGAAGGGCAGATCGCCTTTTTATCGAATCCGAAATACCGAAACCAGCTATCCGATACACGGGCTAGCGCCGTTATTCTGGACGAGGGCTCTCTTTCAAGGTGTCCTGTCGCCGCCCTTGTGGCCGACAACCCGTATGCCGCGTTTGCACGGGTTACCGCGCTGTTCGACATGGTGGATACGCCCGAACCGGGACGGCATCACACAGCACAGATTCACCAGAGCGCCGAAGTCCATCCAGACGCCGTTGTCGGGCCGAATGTCTTTGTCGGACCCCGCTCCCGTATCGGTGCTGACGTGGTGATTGGCCCGGGCTGTTTCATAGACTCCGACTGCATTATCGAAGATGGAACCCGCCTGGCCGCCAATGTTTCGATCTATCACGGGAGCGATATCGGAAGGCGTGGCGTGATACATGCCGGCGCAGTTATCGGCAGCGACGGCTTTGGATTTGCCAAGGATGCCGGACGCTGGCTCAAGGTCCATCAACTCGGTGCCGTGGTAATCGGGGACGATGTCGAAGTGGGGGCAAACACCACCATTGACCGGGGTGCGGTAAACGACACGATCATCGAAGAGGGTGTAAAACTCGATAACCTGATCCAGATCGCACATAACGTCCGCATAGGTGCTCACACGGCGGTGGCGGCCTGTGTCGGGATCGCAGGCAGTACCGTGATTGGAAAGCACTGTGCCATTGCCGGAGGCGTGGGTATCCTCGGACATCTGGAGATCGCCGATGGCGTGACTATCACGGCCATGTCGCTGGTGACCAAATCGGTCAAAAAGCCCGGAATGTATTCCGCCGGTGTGCCGCTCGAGGCGAATGAGCGCTGGCAGAAGAATTTCGTCCGCTTCAAACAGTTGGACGATATGGCGCGCCGGATTCGATCGTTGGAAAAAGAACTCGAAGAACTGAAAAAAGGGTAG
- the tviB gene encoding Vi polysaccharide biosynthesis UDP-N-acetylglucosamine C-6 dehydrogenase TviB — protein MERVRIGVVGLGYVGLPLAVEFGKQFETVGFDIKAQRVAELRNNRDSTLEVAPEVLGRVQHLRFSDHLEELTDCNVYIVTVPTPVDAHHQPDLTPLRKASEMIGRVLSKGDCVIYESTVYPGATEEVCIPILESKSLLHLNEDFIVGYSPERINPGDKQRPLVSIQKITSASSPEGAEFVDSLYQRIITGGTYKAPSLKVAEAAKVIENTQRDVNIALINELAILFERLEIDTQAVLEAAGTKWNFLPFRPGLVGGHCIGVDPYYLTHKAQEMGHHPDIILASRRINDGMGEYLANRLVMCMLRRSIHVPESNVLILGLAFKENCPDLRNSRIVDVVKTLTKLHVNVDVYDPWVDPAEAYDQYGIKPVEDLPEGHYDAMLLGVGHQRFIDKGLPHFQGACKPNHVVFDAKHVFPADQVDGRL, from the coding sequence ATGGAACGTGTAAGAATCGGCGTGGTGGGTCTCGGCTACGTCGGACTTCCCCTAGCGGTTGAGTTCGGCAAGCAATTCGAGACCGTTGGTTTTGATATCAAGGCCCAGCGGGTGGCGGAGCTCAGAAATAACCGCGACTCCACGCTCGAAGTTGCACCGGAGGTCCTCGGGCGGGTGCAGCACCTGAGGTTTTCCGATCACCTGGAAGAGTTGACGGATTGCAACGTCTACATCGTCACTGTTCCCACGCCCGTGGATGCCCATCACCAACCGGACCTGACGCCACTGCGCAAGGCGAGTGAGATGATCGGCCGGGTCCTTTCCAAGGGTGATTGCGTCATCTACGAGTCGACGGTCTATCCCGGCGCGACCGAGGAAGTCTGCATCCCAATCCTCGAATCCAAATCCTTACTGCATTTGAATGAGGATTTTATTGTCGGGTATAGCCCTGAACGGATTAATCCCGGCGACAAACAGCGGCCGCTGGTCTCCATCCAGAAGATTACCTCGGCCTCGAGTCCGGAAGGTGCGGAGTTCGTTGACAGTCTCTACCAGCGGATTATTACGGGTGGCACCTACAAGGCCCCGAGCCTCAAAGTCGCCGAAGCAGCCAAGGTCATCGAAAATACCCAGCGTGATGTCAATATCGCGCTGATCAATGAACTTGCCATTCTCTTTGAACGTCTGGAGATCGATACACAGGCCGTACTCGAGGCCGCTGGCACCAAATGGAACTTTCTTCCCTTTCGACCGGGCCTGGTAGGCGGTCACTGTATAGGCGTAGATCCTTACTACCTGACCCACAAGGCCCAGGAAATGGGGCATCACCCGGACATCATTCTTGCCTCACGCCGGATTAATGACGGGATGGGCGAATATCTGGCCAATCGCCTGGTGATGTGCATGCTCCGGCGCAGTATTCACGTACCTGAATCCAACGTCCTGATCCTCGGTCTCGCCTTCAAGGAAAACTGCCCCGACTTGCGCAACAGTCGAATAGTAGATGTCGTTAAAACGCTGACCAAACTCCATGTAAACGTTGATGTTTACGACCCGTGGGTCGACCCTGCAGAGGCTTATGATCAATATGGGATCAAACCCGTTGAGGATCTGCCTGAAGGACATTACGACGCGATGTTACTTGGCGTGGGCCATCAACGCTTTATCGATAAAGGTCTGCCGCACTTCCAGGGGGCTTGTAAGCCCAATCATGTGGTGTTCGATGCCAAGCATGTATTTCCGGCGGATCAGGTCGATGGACGATTGTGA
- a CDS encoding OmpH family outer membrane protein gives MYRMKLVTSCKRVSAGALLAACFVFPVQAEGVRMVFVNTPEVLKEAPQAQEARERLKTEFAPRDEQLVRSGNALKELEERLERDGAVMSESERRKVERDIVSERRELKRSREEFNEDFNIRRNEEFSKLQRKVAKAITDLAKENGYDLVLEAGVVYASDKVDITERVVERLNN, from the coding sequence GTTGCAAACGCGTTTCGGCCGGAGCTTTGCTGGCCGCTTGCTTCGTATTTCCTGTTCAGGCCGAAGGTGTTCGTATGGTGTTTGTGAACACCCCCGAGGTCCTCAAGGAAGCACCTCAGGCCCAGGAAGCCCGGGAACGCCTCAAGACTGAATTTGCACCGCGTGACGAACAGTTGGTCCGCTCGGGTAATGCCCTGAAAGAGTTGGAGGAGAGGCTTGAGCGAGACGGGGCGGTCATGAGTGAATCCGAGCGCCGGAAAGTCGAACGAGATATTGTCTCCGAGCGTCGCGAGTTGAAACGTTCCCGGGAAGAGTTTAACGAAGACTTCAATATTCGCCGCAATGAGGAGTTTTCTAAATTGCAGCGCAAGGTGGCAAAGGCGATTACCGATTTGGCCAAGGAGAATGGCTATGACCTCGTTCTTGAAGCGGGCGTCGTTTACGCGAGTGACAAGGTCGATATTACCGAACGCGTCGTGGAACGGCTGAACAACTGA
- a CDS encoding XrtA/PEP-CTERM system exopolysaccharide export protein, with product MRTATILLAGSVLVLGLNGCTQLDQIRGKTAASQPVNPEGEQAEVNYIIGPGDSLEVFVWGNPDLSATVPVRPDGRITTPLVEDVQASGKSPSELARAMEERLARYVKHPVVTVTVSEVVGRATEQIRVVGQAVEPRMIPYSEDLTVLDVLIAVGGLTEFAAGNRASIVRKVGKTDKQQFNVRLADLVKDGDISANVEMRPGDILIIPESFF from the coding sequence ATGCGCACTGCCACCATACTGCTTGCTGGGTCCGTTTTGGTTTTGGGGTTGAACGGCTGCACTCAGCTGGACCAGATACGAGGAAAAACAGCGGCGTCGCAGCCGGTAAACCCCGAAGGCGAGCAAGCGGAGGTCAACTATATCATCGGTCCCGGAGACAGCCTGGAGGTGTTTGTGTGGGGTAATCCGGACCTTTCCGCAACCGTTCCCGTCCGGCCCGACGGACGGATTACCACTCCCCTGGTCGAAGATGTCCAGGCCAGTGGAAAGTCACCCAGTGAATTGGCGCGAGCAATGGAAGAGCGCCTGGCGCGTTACGTCAAGCACCCGGTGGTCACTGTGACAGTCTCGGAAGTCGTGGGGCGAGCCACTGAACAGATAAGAGTCGTCGGTCAGGCGGTCGAGCCGCGGATGATACCGTACAGTGAAGATTTGACGGTACTCGATGTACTGATCGCGGTCGGCGGTTTGACAGAGTTTGCAGCCGGTAACCGGGCCAGTATCGTGCGCAAGGTCGGAAAGACCGATAAACAGCAGTTCAACGTTCGGTTGGCGGATTTGGTCAAGGATGGAGATATTTCGGCTAACGTGGAGATGCGACCCGGAGATATCCTGATTATCCCGGAATCGTTCTTCTAA
- a CDS encoding XrtA/PEP-CTERM system-associated ATPase, whose amino-acid sequence MYETFYGLNGKPFSLSPDPNFYFASRGHQRVLSYLRYGIHQGEGFVVVTGEIGAGKTTLIKTLVNELSGDTDFVIGQIASTQLEASDLAESVALAFGVSNEGLSRSQIFNRLQGYLTQRRLEGKRALLIVDEAQNMPYSTLEELRMLTNHQVGDRQMLQACLVGQGELRARLQEKRMEQLRQRAVAFCHLGPMSQEETQGYIKHRLQRVGWKGRPELHQDALDSIYSETQGIPRRINTLADRIFLVAYLEEKEMVDRDLVTEVARELAEEQPSASDESEAALAGTQKMVSGQGEELMEQRLSAVEERMGSLEKLMDCRSLAKALIQSLQRT is encoded by the coding sequence ATGTACGAGACGTTCTACGGACTGAACGGTAAACCCTTCTCGCTAAGCCCGGACCCCAATTTCTATTTTGCGAGCCGTGGTCACCAGCGCGTACTCTCCTACCTGCGATACGGCATTCATCAGGGAGAGGGCTTTGTGGTGGTGACGGGGGAGATCGGAGCCGGCAAGACCACCCTGATTAAGACCCTGGTGAACGAACTGTCGGGTGACACCGATTTTGTTATCGGTCAGATTGCCAGCACGCAACTGGAGGCGTCTGATCTTGCAGAGTCGGTTGCTTTAGCCTTCGGGGTGAGCAATGAAGGGCTCTCTCGTTCTCAGATCTTCAACCGGTTGCAGGGCTACCTGACGCAGCGGCGCCTGGAAGGTAAGCGGGCCTTGCTGATCGTTGATGAGGCACAGAACATGCCCTATTCGACGCTTGAGGAATTACGTATGTTGACCAATCACCAGGTCGGTGATCGCCAGATGCTGCAGGCCTGTCTCGTCGGGCAGGGAGAGTTGCGCGCTCGTTTGCAGGAAAAGCGTATGGAGCAGTTGCGGCAACGGGCTGTGGCATTTTGCCATCTTGGCCCGATGAGCCAGGAGGAAACCCAAGGATATATCAAGCACCGTCTCCAGAGAGTCGGCTGGAAAGGACGGCCGGAACTGCATCAGGATGCACTGGACTCCATTTACTCCGAGACCCAGGGTATACCCCGTCGGATCAATACGCTGGCTGACCGAATCTTTCTGGTAGCGTATCTGGAAGAGAAAGAAATGGTTGACCGCGATCTGGTGACCGAAGTCGCTCGTGAGTTGGCCGAGGAGCAGCCAAGCGCATCCGACGAAAGTGAAGCCGCTTTGGCAGGTACACAAAAGATGGTTTCTGGCCAGGGTGAAGAACTGATGGAGCAGCGCCTCTCTGCGGTAGAAGAGCGAATGGGTTCACTCGAGAAATTGATGGATTGTCGTTCACTGGCCAAGGCGCTGATCCAGAGCCTGCAAAGAACGTGA
- a CDS encoding polysaccharide deacetylase family protein, which produces MSRQQVLITIDTEEDNWRPFAPHPTTRNADAIPALQALFERYGAKPTYLVTYNMGENAALTEFLRDRQDRGLCEVGGHCHPWNTPPRKEAHYLKNSMLLHLPAPLVDAKIRNLHNLLEERLGTAPTTFRSGRWGYGQNVAEALQGLGYRVETSVTAYTDWSDSFGPDYSGMSPQPYRFHEKRIYDVDPAGSMVQIPATTGYLQKNFSRRARFERTIRRGRFNRLRMIGLLDRLSLLNRVVLSPEAATASAMIRLAKRMNSEGYGYLNLFFHSPTLVPNLTPFVRTRDEKYRFMDRIEEFIAFACQSRMKFVTASEAGRTLLGHVDCGCDQGFKPSVTKVPQAF; this is translated from the coding sequence ATGAGTAGACAACAAGTACTGATAACGATTGACACAGAGGAAGACAACTGGAGACCTTTCGCTCCTCACCCGACGACCCGCAATGCCGATGCCATTCCGGCACTTCAGGCGCTGTTCGAACGGTATGGGGCCAAGCCGACGTACCTGGTCACCTACAATATGGGCGAGAATGCGGCGCTTACCGAATTTTTGCGGGACCGCCAGGATAGGGGACTGTGTGAGGTTGGAGGCCATTGCCATCCCTGGAACACGCCGCCCCGAAAGGAAGCACACTACCTGAAGAACTCGATGTTGTTGCATCTTCCTGCACCGCTGGTTGATGCCAAAATCCGCAACCTGCATAACCTGCTGGAGGAACGGCTGGGCACTGCACCGACAACCTTTCGCAGTGGCCGGTGGGGTTATGGCCAGAATGTCGCAGAAGCCCTGCAAGGGCTGGGCTATCGGGTAGAGACCTCGGTAACTGCATACACCGACTGGTCGGACAGTTTTGGGCCGGATTACTCAGGGATGTCACCGCAACCCTACCGGTTTCATGAAAAAAGGATTTACGATGTCGATCCGGCCGGCAGTATGGTGCAGATTCCAGCGACCACCGGTTACCTACAGAAAAACTTCAGTCGACGGGCACGATTTGAACGAACAATTCGCCGGGGTCGATTCAATCGGTTACGCATGATCGGCCTGCTTGACCGACTATCCCTGTTGAATAGGGTCGTGCTTAGCCCTGAAGCAGCCACTGCGAGCGCAATGATCCGGCTTGCAAAACGCATGAATAGCGAAGGCTATGGTTATCTAAACCTGTTTTTTCACTCGCCCACTTTGGTGCCGAACCTCACCCCTTTTGTTCGAACCCGGGATGAAAAGTATCGGTTCATGGATCGCATTGAAGAGTTCATTGCCTTTGCGTGTCAAAGCCGAATGAAGTTCGTTACTGCCTCGGAGGCAGGCCGGACCCTTCTGGGTCACGTTGACTGTGGGTGCGACCAGGGCTTTAAGCCATCAGTTACCAAGGTGCCACAGGCGTTTTAA
- a CDS encoding TIGR03013 family XrtA/PEP-CTERM system glycosyltransferase, with protein MPTIRIAGQYFRTPFVLLFGAELTFGVLSVYLAMTWLQTEAVLGEPWLWSAGVFGGTMTLSMAAMGLYQSGVWEGVISYLSRLVVALFGAGVILAIISYWTPTMTIDRTVVATAAGIAIAFITLDRLIFRRLVDSGALARKIIVLGTGAKARTISQIAEQTKSVEIVWFFPVAGEKFDVDSERIVHQPVKLSDLAEQYGCEEIVIATGERRNTLPMPELLACRARGIRVTDENSFVEKETGKISLDLLTPGWLVGSEGFRYGARARMLRRGFDLVTASLLLVFALPVMAVTALAIFFESGFSGPILYRQMRVGENGNLFEVLKFRSMRTDAESDGKARWAMTNDARITRVGKWIRRSRVDELPQLLNVLKGEMSFVGPRPERPEFVDELEKVIPFYAERHCMKPGLTGWAQLRYSYGASQDDAAQKLQYDLYYIKNHSFLMDLLILVQTAEVVVFGRGAR; from the coding sequence ATGCCGACGATTCGGATTGCCGGTCAGTACTTCCGCACGCCGTTCGTTTTGCTGTTTGGTGCAGAACTGACGTTTGGTGTGCTCTCGGTGTACCTGGCCATGACGTGGTTGCAAACCGAAGCTGTTCTGGGTGAACCGTGGCTCTGGAGCGCCGGTGTATTTGGAGGGACGATGACCCTGAGTATGGCTGCAATGGGACTGTACCAGTCGGGTGTTTGGGAGGGAGTGATCTCCTATCTCTCGCGGCTGGTCGTCGCCCTTTTTGGAGCCGGCGTCATTCTGGCAATCATCTCCTACTGGACGCCGACGATGACGATCGATCGTACGGTCGTTGCGACAGCTGCGGGGATCGCCATTGCGTTCATCACGCTGGATCGGCTCATTTTCCGTCGGCTGGTGGATAGTGGCGCTTTGGCCAGAAAAATTATTGTTCTGGGGACCGGGGCAAAGGCGCGGACAATCAGCCAAATCGCCGAGCAGACCAAAAGCGTGGAGATCGTCTGGTTTTTTCCGGTCGCGGGGGAGAAGTTCGATGTTGATAGCGAACGCATCGTTCACCAACCCGTCAAGCTTTCCGATCTTGCCGAGCAGTACGGCTGCGAGGAAATCGTGATTGCGACCGGGGAACGCAGAAATACCTTGCCGATGCCCGAACTGTTGGCGTGCAGGGCCCGTGGGATAAGGGTCACCGACGAAAACAGTTTTGTCGAAAAGGAGACGGGAAAAATCTCTCTGGACTTGCTGACACCAGGCTGGCTCGTCGGCTCGGAAGGATTTCGTTATGGCGCTCGGGCGCGAATGCTACGGCGCGGGTTTGATCTGGTGACTGCCAGTTTGTTGTTGGTGTTTGCCTTGCCTGTCATGGCAGTCACAGCGTTGGCCATTTTCTTTGAAAGTGGCTTTTCGGGACCGATTCTCTATCGACAGATGCGTGTCGGGGAAAACGGGAACCTGTTCGAAGTACTTAAATTCCGGAGCATGCGCACTGACGCCGAAAGTGACGGCAAGGCGCGCTGGGCAATGACGAACGATGCGCGCATTACCAGGGTCGGGAAATGGATCCGTCGCTCGCGAGTGGATGAGCTTCCTCAACTGCTGAATGTGCTTAAAGGAGAGATGAGCTTCGTCGGACCCCGTCCGGAACGGCCCGAGTTTGTCGATGAGCTTGAGAAGGTCATACCTTTTTACGCAGAACGGCACTGCATGAAGCCCGGGCTTACCGGATGGGCGCAACTACGCTATTCCTACGGAGCATCGCAGGACGATGCTGCACAAAAGCTTCAGTATGACCTCTATTATATAAAGAATCACAGTTTCCTGATGGACCTGCTGATATTGGTTCAAACTGCCGAAGTAGTTGTGTTCGGAAGGGGAGCTCGTTGA
- a CDS encoding TIGR03016 family PEP-CTERM system-associated outer membrane protein: protein MILKSRNKFQYFSWPVVLAAGYCLAAPGVTPAAEVDITPVLQVSEIYTDNVTLSSSNEEEDFVTQIAPGISYSRTAPRLDLSLDYQFEALWYAKESDHNETYHQAEAVGEVVAVPEWFFVKAGAGYSQEIISSEAPVSVNNISVTDNRTDVATFTINPYLHHRFSDQLVMRAEYQVDRVEYDEGRLSDGERRQSLIRFGNASDQKFRWAMLASHRVLVSDGREDSVLDEWSIFLGHRFSTRLSVGLEAGYEDNEYGGVDEVLEEDGSVWRVRGEWTPNTQTNMTASIGNRLFGTTFDLSASRETNVGQFRASYSEDYTSEIERITVVDTEQIDAETAQFTTTTALDNEVYLSRRLRGGWSRERGRTGLELYGYTEDREYQITNDEEELAGAGARWNWRVAPRTTFLADGELQRRDFRGIDRRDYLGYMSFGLERRMTRRSVGTLRYQYTERDSTADSSDYQQNMIFLTARAEF, encoded by the coding sequence ATGATTTTAAAATCGCGAAACAAATTTCAATATTTTTCGTGGCCAGTCGTTCTGGCTGCGGGATATTGTCTGGCAGCGCCGGGCGTAACTCCTGCCGCTGAAGTCGATATAACTCCTGTGCTCCAGGTTTCCGAAATCTATACGGACAATGTGACTCTCTCCTCGAGTAATGAGGAAGAGGATTTCGTTACCCAGATAGCGCCGGGGATCTCCTACTCGCGAACCGCGCCGAGACTGGACTTGTCTCTTGATTACCAGTTCGAGGCGCTTTGGTACGCAAAAGAGTCCGACCATAATGAGACCTATCATCAGGCAGAAGCTGTGGGTGAAGTCGTTGCAGTTCCCGAGTGGTTTTTTGTCAAGGCAGGGGCCGGATATTCACAGGAAATCATTTCATCGGAAGCGCCTGTCTCCGTCAACAACATCAGCGTAACTGACAACCGCACGGATGTTGCGACGTTTACCATCAATCCCTATCTGCACCATCGGTTCAGCGACCAGCTGGTGATGCGGGCAGAGTACCAGGTCGACCGTGTTGAATATGACGAAGGTCGGTTATCTGACGGGGAACGCAGGCAATCACTGATACGTTTCGGTAATGCTTCCGATCAGAAATTTCGCTGGGCCATGCTGGCCTCCCACAGGGTGCTGGTTTCCGATGGCAGGGAGGATTCAGTCCTGGACGAGTGGAGCATCTTTCTGGGGCATCGGTTTTCAACCAGGCTATCGGTTGGCCTTGAGGCCGGATATGAGGACAACGAGTACGGTGGGGTCGACGAGGTACTGGAAGAGGACGGCAGCGTCTGGCGCGTCAGGGGCGAGTGGACCCCCAATACTCAGACAAACATGACCGCTTCGATAGGTAACCGATTGTTCGGAACGACATTCGATCTGTCGGCGTCCCGAGAGACCAATGTGGGGCAGTTCCGGGCGAGCTACTCGGAAGACTACACCAGTGAAATCGAAAGGATCACGGTCGTCGACACTGAGCAGATCGATGCCGAAACGGCTCAATTTACCACGACTACCGCACTCGACAACGAGGTCTATCTGAGCCGCCGCTTACGCGGTGGCTGGTCGCGGGAAAGGGGGCGTACCGGGCTTGAGTTGTACGGTTATACTGAAGATCGTGAGTATCAGATCACCAATGATGAGGAGGAACTGGCAGGTGCAGGAGCCCGCTGGAACTGGCGAGTGGCACCTCGGACCACTTTCCTGGCGGATGGAGAACTGCAGAGGCGGGACTTCAGGGGTATCGATCGAAGAGATTATCTGGGGTATATGTCGTTTGGGCTGGAGCGCCGGATGACACGACGGAGCGTCGGCACACTGCGTTACCAGTACACGGAAAGGGATTCGACCGCGGACAGCTCGGATTATCAGCAGAACATGATCTTTTTAACGGCCAGGGCGGAGTTTTGA
- the lpxA gene encoding acyl-ACP--UDP-N-acetylglucosamine O-acyltransferase yields the protein MSIHSTAIIDPKARLAENVSVGPYTVIGADVEIGESTRVGPHVVIQGPTVIGKENQIFQFASIGEAPQDKKYSGEPTRLEIGDRNIIRESVTINRGTVGGGGLTAVGDDNLLMAYIHIAHDCHVGNGVIFSNNASLAGHVTIGNQVILSGFTLVHQFCSIGAHSFTGMGSAIAKDVPPYLMVSGNPAKPHGINREGLKRRGFSPEALGALKEAYRLLYRSGLPLNEARQELGAMAEEHAVVAELVQFIDQSQRSIIR from the coding sequence ATGAGCATTCATTCCACTGCCATTATCGATCCGAAAGCCCGGCTGGCCGAAAATGTATCGGTCGGACCCTATACCGTCATCGGTGCCGATGTTGAAATTGGTGAGAGCACCCGGGTTGGTCCCCACGTGGTTATTCAGGGACCGACGGTCATCGGGAAGGAAAACCAGATTTTCCAGTTCGCATCCATCGGCGAAGCCCCTCAGGACAAGAAGTATAGTGGCGAACCCACGCGTCTGGAGATTGGCGATCGCAACATCATCCGGGAGTCGGTCACCATTAATCGTGGAACCGTCGGTGGAGGCGGTCTCACGGCCGTGGGCGATGACAACCTCCTTATGGCCTACATCCATATCGCCCACGACTGTCACGTCGGGAACGGAGTGATTTTTTCCAATAATGCGTCATTGGCGGGTCACGTGACTATCGGGAATCAGGTCATCCTTTCCGGGTTTACCCTGGTTCACCAGTTCTGTTCCATCGGTGCACACTCCTTTACCGGGATGGGGAGTGCTATCGCCAAGGATGTACCGCCCTATCTGATGGTTAGTGGCAATCCTGCCAAACCTCACGGGATCAACAGGGAAGGACTGAAAAGGAGGGGCTTTTCCCCCGAAGCACTGGGCGCCTTGAAAGAGGCCTATCGGCTCCTGTACAGGAGCGGACTCCCTCTCAACGAGGCGCGCCAGGAGCTCGGAGCGATGGCGGAAGAGCATGCGGTAGTCGCCGAACTGGTTCAGTTCATTGATCAGTCTCAGCGCAGTATCATTCGGTAA